The following proteins are encoded in a genomic region of Oryza brachyantha chromosome 11, ObraRS2, whole genome shotgun sequence:
- the LOC121055748 gene encoding NADPH-dependent oxidoreductase 2-alkenal reductase-like: protein MAGAVDGETTVRNKKVVLRRYVTGHLAVDDMEVVGQLAKIAGCYEKVALLKTKLGFDDAFNYKTEGSGGGGGIDVYFDSVGGATLDAALLNMRLGGRVVVCGMISQYNLEEPEGVRNPEMAGYLEEGKVAVAEDVVEGIDRAPDASRGDVFWEELRQAFGGGCERMTLEHSKHPI from the exons ATGGCCGGCGCCGTTGATGGTGAGACGACGGTGAGGAACAAGAAGGTGGTGCTGAGGAGGTACGTGACGGGGCACCTCGCCGTGGACGACATGGAGGTGGTCGGCCAGCTCGCCAAGATCGCCGGCTGCTACGAGAAGGTCGCCCTCCTTAAGACCAAGCTCGGCTTCGACGACGCCTTCAACTACAAGACCGagggctccggcggcggcggcggcatcgacGTCTACTTCGACAGCGTGGGCGGCGCGACGCTGGACGCGGCGCTGCTGAACATGCGTCTCGGCGGGCGGGTGGTGGTGTGCGGGATGATCTCGCAGTACAACCTGGAGGAGCCCGAGGGCGTGCGCAATCCT GAGATGGCCGGGTACCTGGAGGAAGGGAAGGTGGCCGTCGCGGAGGACGTGGTCGAGGGAATTGACAGGGCGCCGGATGCCTCTCGTGGGGATGTTTTCTGGGAGGAACTTCGGCAAGCTTTTGGTGGAGGTTGCGAAAGAATGACCTTAGAGCATTCCAAACACCccatctaa